The genomic stretch GCAGGCATTGCCCTTGACATGTATATTTTACGGGGCATTGCCACATGGATGAAAAAGACCTTTAAATTTGTCCGCACTAATTTAGCCGCAATTCTTGACGAATTTGCTAGCCGCATTTTTGAAGAAATGGACTATACCTTTGAAGGGCAGAATGCAGAAAAATTCGCTAAATATTATGGCGGATTAGAAGGGATTTATGTGCCAAGAATCTATTGGCAATACACTGCTAAGCGAGTGTTGACAATGGAATGGATTGAAGGCATCAAGCTCACCAATGTTCAAAAAGTTAAAGAAGCTGGTTTTGATAGTCGCCACATTATTGAAGTTGGTGTGCAATGTTCTTTGCGTCAATTGCTTGATTATGGCTATTTCCATGCCGATCCCCACCCAGGGAATTTATTAGTCATGAATGATGGCAAACTTGCCTATCTAGATTTTGGCATGATGAGTGAAGTTTCCTCCGAACAAAGATTTGGTCTGATTGAAGCGATCGTGCATTTGGTCAATCGTGATTTTGATGCGTTGTCTAAGGATTATGTGCGCTTAGGATTCTTGACTGAAGATATTGATTTTGGAGCGATTGTACCTGCCCTGTCAGATGTCTTTAATCCGCCTGAAGGTCAGAGTCTTACGCAAATGGATTTTAAAGACATGACTGATCAGCTATCACAGATCATGTATGACTATCCCTTTCAAGTACCTGCCTACTATGCGTTGATTATCCGATCGCTGGTCACACTAGAAGGTATTGCCTTTAGCGTCGACCCGAATTTCAAAGTCTTAGCAGTTGCCTATCCCTATGTCGCCAACCGCTTGCTCAATGACTCAGCCCCAGAATTAAGGATGGCGCTCAAGGACTTGCTATTCCGTGATGGCGAGTTTCGCTGGAATCGTCTCGAAAATTTACTGAGTAATGCCCAAATTAACCCAGACTATAACTTAAATGGAACTATTGATAAGGGCATAGATTTCCT from Pseudanabaena sp. Chao 1811 encodes the following:
- a CDS encoding ABC1 kinase family protein, producing the protein MSAPKSDFELDRYDINAIAEYYRNQPLRVWWRCVVIFVPLIWLFLRLRLSAKSSAAELKKLAIESRELVTRLGPAFIKIGQALSTRPDIVPPVFMDELAELQDQLPAFPNEIAFQFIRDALGADPSEVYAEISENPIAAASLGQVYKGRLKTGELVAIKVQRPDIAAGIALDMYILRGIATWMKKTFKFVRTNLAAILDEFASRIFEEMDYTFEGQNAEKFAKYYGGLEGIYVPRIYWQYTAKRVLTMEWIEGIKLTNVQKVKEAGFDSRHIIEVGVQCSLRQLLDYGYFHADPHPGNLLVMNDGKLAYLDFGMMSEVSSEQRFGLIEAIVHLVNRDFDALSKDYVRLGFLTEDIDFGAIVPALSDVFNPPEGQSLTQMDFKDMTDQLSQIMYDYPFQVPAYYALIIRSLVTLEGIAFSVDPNFKVLAVAYPYVANRLLNDSAPELRMALKDLLFRDGEFRWNRLENLLSNAQINPDYNLNGTIDKGIDFLLSDRSEFMHDRIIDEIVKGIEVEASKRLPANLRTSLIGDIVVDPQVKEKITQAGTPSSLGYIARLWSILQKDKAITPNEILPLATRILSKPQTLTLGRDVISKLAQRSLVRTVRGMLLRDEKKYQTEKQEQKEERELIGSAVSGLRRSINGRSW